Within Carettochelys insculpta isolate YL-2023 chromosome 21, ASM3395843v1, whole genome shotgun sequence, the genomic segment ATTCCACAGGGTTAGGCACATAGTTGTGCCTAACCCTGACCTGCAGCATTTTCTGCTGTCTCAGTCCAGGGCTTCTCTGAAAGCTCTATCCTGCACCTCAGTCTTTAGCAATCTCTGCTCTCCCAGCTAAGCACTTGTTCAGCTATGCCAAGGTGCCTGACTCCTGCCTTGCAGCCTGCCTTTCAGTTCTACTCCTTCTGTCTGCCAGTGCTCCTGaaacctgacctgcagcccctcctgaGCTTCACTGAGCAGAGACTGTGCCAGACAGGGGACAAAAATGCCCTCTGATTAAATCACCCATCCATGCATTCCCTTGTGATCCAAACTCAGGATTTCATAAAGAGCTCTTCAGAGCTGAGAGGTCCTCACCACCCTGGAGATTTCTGACTATAATTTGGGTCTTAGAAAGCGAACAGGATGATTAAGAAATGGGCAATTTAACCAGGGGCAGTCCATTCTCGTGAGTAGCTATCCCCAGAAATGCCATAGGGCCAAACCagtgaatagcctctctccatgaAGATGGGACATGGACATACGGAGTCTGCTCGTGCGCCTGCTCAGCTGTGAAAGACCCATGAAGAGCAAGTAATGGAGAATATCCTACACAGCACCCACCAGAGCATGGTGTTTAGTCTGAAGGTTGCACAGGGAGCATGGGAAATGAGGCCATTTGGCCGAAGGGCCAGCCTTCTATCTAAGGTAGGTTGGTTTTtcggggttgggctgtggggcatCTAAAATGTGCACGGAGAGGGCCACTCTGTCAATGGATGAAACATGAGATTTCCATGGGCTGAGTTGGGCCATAGCCTTGTAGTTAAGGCAGGGCTGTGTGCTTCAGGCAATCTGGGTTCAGTTCTCTTCTCTGTCACAGACATGTGACATTGGGCCAGGGCTTGGTGCTCTCGCTGTGAAATGGGGATGGCTGCTGCTTGTCTAGCTGTAAAATCTTTGGGCAAGAAACAGCTGCTTATTATGGTGgtttctcaatctctctctccccGCCTTTTACCTCTCCTCACCCCTCCCTCCTTTTTAATATGTATATtcagctgattcctcagttttcacTCAGTTTTCCTCTCAGTTCTGTTCGAgagtatgaagaagtgggtctttcccacgaaagctcattacctgctaaataatgttagtctttaaggtgcggcAGGACTGCTTACTTTGTTCTGCTTATTACAGGTTGGAAACTTtgcctagcacagtggttctTCAACTGCGGCCCCGGGACCACTAGTGGTCCATGACCATCTTGCAGGTAGGCCACAGGGTTGGGACTTCCCACCTGCCTTGCAGCAGAGACCTCACCCTGGCTCTCCAGATTTGTATCCTCCCTTATGTGACAGCTGCGTATCTATGTTTTTGTGCACCAGTAACCTAATATGGATAATGTAGTATTTAAAGCGTTTAGAGATAAATACGTGCACTTTGTCTTCATGGGTGGTTGTCTGGTGGTCTGCAGGAAGTTTGCATTGAGcgggctgggctgtgagccaaaaagtttgagaaccactggcctagcacctagcacaatgagacTCCAACCTTTGCTGTGGCTTCTGGGAGCTACAGTAATACAATAAACACTAATAAAGGAGTGTTAGCTCTCTACAGAGGTGTAAGTGAAGGTTAGTGATGTTATTAAATTGGGACTTGGCTCACTGAATTTCCGTGATGGTTGGTAATGTTCTTACACAATCTTTGTTCTATCAACTTTTAATCCTTGGAGCTCCTCTTATGTACACAACACAGTGTCTCTTGAATAAcgttgactctctctctctctcataaatATGACCTGCACAAACTAGTTTTTGCTGCATAATAATGTCCTGTGAAAGACTGTTGCTTTCCAATTATCCCCAGGTGGCcctatctcgaaataacttacacaatttgcacaatgctATTTCCAGTGCTGCATTTGGCCTTGGGGTTTCTATTttaggatacaaatgtatcccgaaatagaaaccagagtgtagacgtagccccaggtGTTAGAAGTCCTCACAAAGAGTCAGACCTGTGTGTGTTCAAACAGAATTATGGCTGTGCTGTGCCGTGTCACCTATTTTTACGCAAATCTTCCATTGATTTTGGGGCAATTTACCAGAACACATTGCCTCTTGATTACTGTAAAAAAAACTCCATAAATATATTTTTGATTATTAAAAGCATAAGAACCTGAGATCTGCTAGAGCGGCTCAGCCCAATCAAATCTTGCAATTACCACAAAAGCTTTTTGTTATTTACCTGCTTTCAGTTTTTGTTGAACAATAAAGGCTGTTTAATCTCCCAGTAGAGTAGCTCCCCTGTTTTACTTCTGAATCTAGCCCCAGAGTcaatagaatcatggaatcctaggtctggaagggtcctcaggaggtcatcaagtatatctccctgcctaaaacaggatccaaccccaactaaatcatcccaggcaggacaggaattaaaaacctctagggatggagattccaccacctctcacagtagcacattccagtgcttcaccgccctcctggtgaagtatgtGCATTGTGCATACCACATACTTtatagggtgaccacatctccctgtcccaaatctTGGGGGAGGAGCatctccaccaagccccggggagccgggaaggaggcagcagccgctgGTAGCCCTGGAGAAGGAGCAGCCACTGGCGCTCtccaagccccggggaagtggcagggacgcagcagctgcccacgctccccctgcttccccaaggctcagagaagtgactcctgccagcagctgcgcctgcacaggaaaaggtcagtggggatgggctcaaatatgggacaatttgtcccttttagaaaagaagttgggatgcctttttggcatcccaaatacaggaccatcccacctaatagaGGACGGATGGTCGCCCTCATCCTTTGGTTTAGAAGAAATAAGAGTTTCCCCCCACAGTTTCCTCTCTGTAGCTTAAAAACTCTACTGGGAAACTCCCACTGTTTTCTGGGATGGTAACCTGAGAAGTGGGCACAAGCAGACCTCAGGGTTTGAGTGGGACTGACGAGGCAGATTCTAGCCCATGGGAGGTGGCCATCTGGGATCTAACTTACCCATTTCACAGTTATCGCAAGGACAGCTGTCCCAATTGGTCCCGAGTAGACGCCATATCCCCATCGGTCATGGTAAGTCCGCACGGCTATGGTGAGCACGCCGAACATCACAAAGGTAGACCTCTTGGGCTCATCGAACTCTGCTAGAGCTGCATAGCACAAACCACAGTAAGGGCTTGAGCATCCTCCATTGTTTTAATTTGGCTCCAGATACTTGGTGTGTCTGGCACCTTCCATCCAAGGGCTCAGTTAAGGCTAAACATGGCTGATGGGGGCCTTGAGAAGTTGACCCACCACCTGTCGTCTCCCACCACTTGTCTCTTAAGTTGGCGTTATTATATGGTGTATGGGGAAAGTGAGGGTAGAGAGGCAAAGACGCTTGCACAAGGCAGGAAATATGGCAGAGCTAGGAGTAGACctcaactatcagagaggtagccgtattagtctgtatcctccaaaacaacaagaaatcctgtggccttatatagactaacagattttttggagcataagctttcacgggcaaagacccgtcttcatcagatgcagcctttgcccatgaaagagtAGGTCTCAGATCCCCTAACTCCCAGACTCCCTGGGGGGAAAATAAAAGGGAATTTAATTTTGCATGAAAATGTTTTTCTCATTCGTTCATTTATCTCTGTCCTCAGCTAGGGCCAAGTTGAGTCGGAGTTGAGAGGCGCATCTAAGATAGCTCCAGCTATAGCTTCCTGATAACTCACGTTACTGGTCCTGCCTCTGTGCAGGAGGGTGGGACTGACATCTTCATAAGGTCCCACTCAGTCTGGCATTTCTAGCATTCTATAGCTTGGTAATAACATTCAGACAATGCTGAACTGAGCTGTGTTGGAAATCACAGCACAGAGGCTATATTCCCATACCATGTGCTTGACCTTTTTGGCTTTTGTTAATGTTGATACATGCAAAACAATACATATAGGAAAACCCAATCCCAACTATATAAATGATGGGGACAAAATAAGCTGTAGCTACTCAAGGAAGAGAGATCCTGGCAttcttgtggatagttctctgaaaacatccactcaatgtgcagtggtagtcaaaaaagcaaacagaatgaaaggaataattaaaaaagggatagagaataagacagagacgATGTTATTgtctttatataaatccatgttcCAACCACATCTTGAACGCTGCATACAGGTGTGGTCACCTTatctcaaaaaatatattttggcattggaaaaggtacagaaaagggcaacataaatggttaggggtttggaacaggtgccatatgaagagagataaaaaggctgggactttttagcgtagaaaagaggagatgaaaCGGGGAGGtaatagaagtctataaaatcatgacaggtgtggaaaaagtgaataaggaaaagttatttacttattcccataacataagaactagggtcagcacatgaaattaatggggagcaggtttaaaactaacaaaagagagtttttcttcacccagcgcacggttggcctgtggaactctttactAGACGATGTAAAGACCAGGACTTCCACAGAGTCCGGagaagaactaggtaaattcatggaggttgggtccatcaatggctattagccagaatgggtaggagtggtgtccctggcctttgtttgtcaggggctggaaatggatgacgggggtggggggggatcactcaatgactatctgttctgttcactttctctggggcatctggcattgaccactgttggaagaagggatactgagctaaatggacctttggtctgacccagtgtggctgttcttatgtaatgcTTTTCACTTTGAATCCTCTGCAATAATGATTTTGCATCATCTTCTGTGTGTGATTCTACAGGACTATTTTGTCCACCCTAAGATCTGAATCTGGCTAACTAGCTCCAGACACAGCATAGGCTGGGCCTTGTTGGCTGTACAAACACCTGCTTGGCATTTGGAACCCTGAAGCCACCCATGCAAGTAAGTTATTAGAGGCTTTTGTTTAGCACAGAATCAGGTAATAACTGATTAAAAGTTATGGATCCCAACGGGCTCCATGCTTTTCCAGCTTACACAGCTGTGTTATGGCTGTCCTGGATTTGCATTCCAGGAAATGTGCCCAAGGGTCTGTGCGTAGCACATGTGCGTTCGATCTTTACAAGCACCGTGGTGGAAAGCTCTCCCTGGATTTCAGTCACCACACCTTCTATGTCCTTGGATCACATTTTTACAGGGATAAACGTCCGCATTTTAATCTGTTTTCCTGCTGGTCAGTAATTTAAACCTCTTAGtcctgatatatatatatatatatatatatatatatatatatatatattgatatatatatatatatatatatattttaaattcaatAATAAAGCAATCAAGTTCCACCAAGCTGCAACCAGCCAAGAGATACAGATCAAATCTCACTTCTCTTGAAATTGCTTTCAGCTCGGGAAGAATGGCCCTGGAATCTTACTTGTCTATTCTTTTATATTCATCACTCAGGCGAGTACAAACATGATGGATAGACTATGAACCCTTCCCTTGATTCTCAAACTGTTATTGAGCTGAAACATGTCTACGAttaacttttcccacactcattTTAACATGCACATGGTTCATCGTGTTCCTTATTGTGGGATGAAGTACCACGGTGCCTCTCTGCTGTGTAAATGCTGCGTATGCCCTGGATACTCTTGCCTTGAAGAGCCATGGAACGCTGGGACTGGCCCAGTCATCCTTCCATCAAAAGAGGCCAGAGAGCTGGGGATAAAATGGTCTCAAGGCGTGTGGGgaatgtgtctgtgtagattCTCACTTGAGCACAAATACAGCAGCATGTTAAGACATGGTAAAGACTGATGCTTACCCATCAGCGATACCCAAATGGACAAAGCTGTCCCATAGATACTGAAGTACTCCAGGATATCATACCGCATGAAACACAGCACCGATAAGCCAGGTCCATCACATGCATGGTAAATCTATTAAAAAGGACAATACAAAGTCTCGTTACAAAGGCAAAGCTGACTATGTCATTTTTAGCTTCCCCTGTATTGTGGCCCCTTTTCAAGCCCCCAGGTCTTGTTTCAAAGCCCACTGGAGAAAAAGGAATGATTCCCTTTGATTTCAGCTGGTACTGGATCACACCCGAAGGGTATATTTTATGCTGCAGCCAGTAGTGAACTGAATAGCCATAGCAGTGAAGGAGCATAGGCTAGCTGCTCAAATACACAGCCAGGGTCCTGGACAGGTTTGAACAGCCAGTAGTGCTGTGGGCAGACTGTGATTGTGACTCAAGCCAGTGAGATAAAATATCCacacagtgtttcctgtaagctgaatgcttgggtggccacccaggagagattcaggtgccgcccaactGGTTAGCTGAgcatccacagccggcagcctgtgtttctgttggtgatgcacatctgcacgcACGTTGGTGCActtaagaaaatttattctgcatgtggatggaaaaaaaaatagagggaatgctggtctgCATGTGTTGCAATCACATTTCTGTTTGCAGTGTGGACAGGGCATAAGTCAAAGGCCCCAGTCAGGAGCAGAAATCAAGAGTCCTGATTGCAGCTGGGCAACTTATACAAGAAATGTTGCCTCTATTTCTATTGGAGCACTGTCTGAAAGCCTTGGTCTGCAGCTGATCTGTGAACCTCTCATTGCCGGAACCAGTGATTGATGGTCAAGCTGGTCGGAATGGAGACACGGATTACAGGGTGAGTTTCCTTTCTCTTACTCTCAGGATCATGTTTCTGGTGTGAATGAACCCAAAATGGCTTTTCAGGGTGAAATCCTTTCAGAAGCAGAGAGGGTCAGCATTCAACTGAGCCTAAAATGGGACCTGTGTTGTTGCCAGGCTCTGGATAAGGGTAAATTTCATCCTTTGCAGCATTCCTTTAAAATTTGCTGATTCAGTGGATGTTCCTGCCCGTAAGCTCATTTGCTAGaatatttgaaaaatgttttcatgCACAGTGGGCATGAGCACAGGCAGAGGAAATTAAGTGGACAAACCAAAGGAATATTCCTGGGAATTCTTCTGTAGTATTTGCCTAGCTTTAGTCTCTTCCTTTGACAACTAGGCCAGGTCTGTACTGGGAAGAAAATCAATGTAAGAGATGAAATTCTAACTAGCTGAATTTTGTAGCTGGAGTGGACACACCTGACAGCTATTTTCTGTGCCCATAGTTGAAGGCTGATAAGAGAAACTCTCATGTCggctttccttactcctcacgactGCGAGGAGTACCAGGTTTGATGGGGTGACCCTCAGAATTTGATTTAGTGGGTgcttactagacctgctaaatcaaaccccagaggaTCGAACCTTTAAGTATAGTCAAGCTCAAAGGGTATGTCTTTACTACCTGGAATATCAACCTGGTTAGGGTCGATCTttcagggttcgattttgtgcatctagtagggagtcatgaaatcaaactatcaggggttgacagtcgagccctgtactcctcgatatcgtGAGaagaagggaggttgatgggagaatttctcctatcAATCTCCCTCTttgaggatggccaagtaagttgatcataggtaagtcaattctagctacgcaattgcagtagctagaattgcatatctaccatagactttaatgtctagtgtagacctggctttagaCTCCACTAGATCCCCTCTTCTCACTCTGGGAAGCTTCTCAGTTCCTGATTTGGACCCAACAAACTGGCCTTAACCAAGTCTTGCTGTCATTTCTCTCTGGAGATACCCAAATCATTTACGGTGAGAAAGTTCTGCAAGTTCTTTGGCTCTTTCTCTTTTGGATAGCAGCATTTGCCATTGCTGTAACTTTTTCCCTGCTTTGGGGTTGGGCTTTCAGAAGGCTGGAAAATAGGAGGCGAGAGTTAGAGAGCGCATTTCTGGCTGACATAGAAGCACTTGTCTAGGATGGACACATGCTTTCACTGGTCTGAAGAATTTCCTGTGGGGGAGTCAGAGTGGGACTACACAATtcaggcaacagcagcagctgtgttgCTCGTCTTGACATACTCTGACAGTCCTGGCAGCTGTCTCCTGTTTcttacattttaatatttttgcatCTTCAAATTATTCTCCCAGGGCCTGTTCCATCCATCTCCTGTTGAAATCTATGGCAACTTttctattggcttcagtgggagttaTAATAGGCCATAAAATGGTGCAGAATGTGTTGACGTGGCCTGGTACAGTTTTATTCGCCAGTCTGGTACGTTTTCAGGTATTAGCaggaatttttttcccatgctaaCGAGGCTGGCCTTAATAATGAGGGCTGAGCATGGTCCAGGGGATGAACCACCAGACTGTGTCTCTGGAGACTTGTGTGCTACTCCTAGCTCCACCACTGATGTGCTTTCATGATGCTAGGGGTAGGTCTTTTAGCCTTCCTGGGTCTGGATTTCCCTACATCTCTAACAAGGGCATAATGATTCTTACTTGccattataaagtgctttgaagtcTCTGATTAACATGGCTAAATACTGTATGAGTTCCCTTACGAGGTATGATGGAAAAATCCAGTTCTGTTCAGGTTCTTATACCATGCTCATTCCTATAATGTTTGAAAGGTAACTATGTTGATGATGTGAATTCTGCTCTGTATCTATAAGAAGTGGGAGTACAGAATACTAGAGTTAACAGCTGCGCAGAGTTCTGCTCACCTGCGTGACTGGAGCAAGTGCAGTAATTTCTGTATGTGTATTTAAGCAAAATAATTATCCACCCCTGCTAGTACCTGGGAAGGGAGGGCAAATAGATTTCCAGTCCAATTTCAAGACTGCTCTGCCAAACTGAATGGTTCATAATTATCTTTCTTGATAACTCTGTGAtgcctccctcagtcttctctctgctACTCCATCAAGTCCTCCTTTTTGagccttagaatcacagaatagtaGAACTgcaagagacctcaagaggtcatcaagtccagtcccctgccctcacggcacaACCaggcactgtctagatcatccctgataaatGTCTTTCTAACCTGGTCTGAaatacctccaatgatggagatgccacaatctccctaggcagtttattcctgtatttaaccaccctgacaggatgtttttcctaatgtccgacctaaacctcccttgcaacaatttaaccccattgctgcttgtcctagcatcagaggtcaaggagaccatttctccctcctccttgtaacacctttttgTATACTTGAAATTTAGCCTTAATTTAAACCATAATTCGCTTACTGTAAATTCAGTAATTCCACTGCATGCTTTTGTCTAAAATACAAGACATCAGCATACTTTAAATACAGTTTAAACCCAGATACAGGACGGCCACTTACCAACTGCAGTGGAGAAACAGACAGACAATACCCGACACTAACTTTGTAATTATAATAAAGGGTTTCCAATATATTGCCTGTGATCACTGCTCTGTGTTGGTATTAACTGAAGAATCCTAATTTTGATACTCAGGGCAATACACAGCAGCAAACACATCCAGTAGTGGCTGTTTTTCAGATATGCGGTACATTTTGTTCCCTCCTAGTATATGGTGCTTCCCCCTGCTAGTATTTCATAAAATCCctgtttgatttttaatttttcagaccACTTGCATATTTATGTCCCAGTGGCAACCCAGCAAAGAAAGGGTAAAATAAGacattgtcaacaaaacaaataGAATCAATTCTTACCGCAACAAAGAACATAGTGAAGAAATAAACCATAGCTTCCATGTGGAACCTTCTCTTGGCTGCTATGCTGATGGTGGGGAGGAAGACCAGGCTACTGATAGTTGGGAGAAGAAGTTTGGCCACTAAGGAACCCATTGAaggataggggaaaaaaaactgcagGCAAACTTGGAGGAATATTATGCAAGGGAATAAAGCCCTTAAAAATTCAGCCACAAGACTGGTTAGAGAGGACTCTGAAGGAGAGCacagtgcagctctgaggagactACAGAGTGTTGTGAAAACAGCTGTGGCAAGCGTCCTTTAAAATTTAAATGCCTCGATGTTGAGTTCGTTCTAGGTGATGTCAGTCGATGACAAGGGCCAGCAGCTGAAGGGGAAGATGGCACAGCTGCTGATGGCTTGGCCttcacaatctctctctctctctcttttttttttttaacattcctGAAATGCAATGTAGACAAATACCTTTTACCACCAAGGGAAACGCCCTTTGACTCGTCTCCTTCTTGCGCAGCATTTTTGTAAACTAGCTGTTATGGTGTCAAGAGAGAAGCCACACCTACGGgccaagtttttttttatttttctggggTGGGTGATTGACTCCCACTGAAAGTAGCAAAGGGTGCCTATCCGTATTGGAAAGCAAAGCAGCCCTCCTTTGGGGCCAGTTAGTGATATGGATGACTTTTACTAATCTGCAAATATTTACATTCCAGACTTAGCAGTGGTTGTAAGGATCTGAACTTCTTTATGACCCACCACCTAGAGAAGAACATACCAGGTACAAACTCtccttcatttatttttcttcagtgaGCAGAGACCTAGGATTGGTtgtgtggtaaacccggtggtagacccttacctagAAGCttccttctagaaggacagtatactgggtggtgggccaatgcatttctgttccctgtgtAGGCCCAGACcgtcattggtcagataggccctgtcctccccatctggtagcaggggggaaggttttgggaggtgctccagaggagcaggagcacagcaaaaaggtaccacgggggaagtggtgggtgaagtggcccagggtgaggctactactttggggcaggggtaaaggtcctgccggttgcctcttgttctcatagggaccctgggccagagtccagggtagagggtgggtctggactccccccacccttcccccgagggatcactttactggagcaggcgcgggcctgcaaggggactggtattattctccctgtactggtcctgcctatgatgaggatggctcgctaagcggagacccctgcttttggaagggcctgggcaaaaggggggcctccgtgagtctctgaggcagcacagatccaccaggaggcacagggacccacagaggctgacaagggactttgtcacagttgTTATCCTTCAGTAATAGCTCAGATAAGATGTAAAGGTGCATTAGTCATTCAGTGGAAAAGCCACACCGGATGGTAATAGGTGACAGACCTTTCCATATTCTTGTCCTGTCATTTGTATGTTCTGACAGAGTTAAAATT encodes:
- the MYMK gene encoding protein myomaker, whose product is MGSLVAKLLLPTISSLVFLPTISIAAKRRFHMEAMVYFFTMFFVAIYHACDGPGLSVLCFMRYDILEYFSIYGTALSIWVSLMALAEFDEPKRSTFVMFGVLTIAVRTYHDRWGYGVYSGPIGTAVLAITVKWLQKMKEKRGLYPDKSVYTQQIGPGFCFGALALMLRFFFEEWDYTYVHSFYHCALAMSFVLLLPKVNKKAGNAGNPAKLDCSTLCCCV